From a single Fulvivirga ulvae genomic region:
- a CDS encoding UpxY family transcription antiterminator, whose product MEPTAWNVAYVRTKFENKIYERLKSKGIISYLPKKTELRQWHDRKKKIETPVFPGYLFVSLKRAEDLIRLYEVPGFIRLVTTDGEPDTVSAEQVELIKKLVRGDFAVSHKSFIIGETLTVINGPLKGVKGVLVGDRGDGKLAVKISSVNSYIIASVPAGCLRNINYKNGVLPKGTSILK is encoded by the coding sequence TTGGAACCTACTGCGTGGAATGTTGCATACGTTCGGACGAAGTTTGAAAATAAGATATATGAGAGGCTCAAATCCAAAGGCATCATTTCTTATTTACCAAAGAAGACCGAACTTAGACAGTGGCATGATCGAAAAAAGAAAATTGAAACTCCAGTTTTTCCTGGTTATTTATTTGTGTCACTTAAGCGGGCAGAAGACTTGATAAGGCTCTATGAAGTGCCCGGTTTTATCAGGTTGGTAACCACTGATGGTGAGCCTGATACAGTGTCTGCTGAACAAGTGGAACTTATTAAGAAATTAGTCAGAGGAGATTTTGCTGTTTCTCATAAAAGCTTTATCATTGGAGAAACTTTGACAGTCATCAATGGACCGCTTAAAGGAGTCAAAGGGGTGCTGGTTGGAGACAGAGGAGATGGAAAGTTAGCGGTCAAAATTAGTTCTGTAAATTCCTATATTATTGCGTCCGTACCTGCTGGGTGTTTGAGGAACATAAACTACAAAAATGGAGTACTTCCTAAAGGAACGTCCATTTTGAAATAG
- a CDS encoding M1 family metallopeptidase — protein MKIQLVALVFSALFLGCNTMPFIKYHTTFKDGKFPKSDAKYISKVNDIHWAGYDVNYYDLKLDINPDKKFIDGSMTIRFKANEDIDNILVDLHRELKVKKIIYNQSKEVKWKHKKDILTVLLNEKPAINSMSELEIFYNGKPPKLLDKGPVHWKKDSLDNHWITSITQGIGTHWIMPCKYDLEDEADSAKISITVPQGLVAVSNGKLIAQRASSGKETFEWKVTSPINVYNLSFNVGKFQHLELPYESEGKSQRLHFYVLDYHYKKAQTYFNQCKDILQYFEGLYGPYPYWNDEFKIVESPLPKGVGMEHQSAIVVGLSYKNSFVDYSSVLIHEIAHEWWGNSLSVNDYGDIWLHEGFATYNEALFMEHIYGRDMYFKILNFQKRGIHNQRPVLKPSGVNYNSFVSSKDGDIYSKGSMLLHTLRFQMSDDTLFFGMLASFYKKNKYTGVRTKDFLTHVKTYTGSDYTWLFDTYLKDYRIPELYYNIDHKSDNSNEVVLNYKWLGVNDEFKLDLNVIYNSDTLRLNPTTSLQSVVLKGNNTFEFDRNNGYINFLNGSL, from the coding sequence ATGAAAATTCAACTCGTTGCTTTAGTTTTTTCGGCCTTGTTTTTGGGATGCAATACCATGCCGTTTATTAAATACCACACGACTTTTAAAGATGGTAAATTCCCCAAGTCAGATGCAAAGTATATCAGTAAGGTAAATGACATTCATTGGGCAGGTTATGATGTAAATTATTATGATCTGAAACTTGATATTAATCCTGATAAAAAGTTTATAGATGGAAGCATGACCATCCGTTTCAAAGCCAATGAAGATATCGACAATATCCTTGTAGATCTGCACCGTGAGCTTAAAGTCAAAAAAATCATTTATAACCAGTCCAAAGAGGTGAAATGGAAGCATAAGAAAGATATTCTGACAGTGCTGTTAAACGAGAAGCCGGCAATTAACTCAATGTCAGAGTTGGAGATTTTCTATAATGGCAAGCCTCCCAAACTATTAGATAAGGGGCCAGTTCACTGGAAAAAAGATTCTCTGGATAACCATTGGATCACTTCCATTACGCAGGGTATAGGCACTCACTGGATCATGCCCTGTAAGTATGATCTGGAGGATGAGGCTGACAGCGCTAAAATTTCGATCACTGTACCTCAGGGCCTTGTAGCAGTGTCTAATGGCAAACTCATAGCACAGCGAGCTTCAAGTGGAAAGGAAACTTTTGAATGGAAGGTGACCAGCCCAATCAATGTCTATAACCTGTCATTCAATGTGGGTAAATTCCAGCATCTTGAGCTGCCTTATGAAAGTGAAGGGAAAAGTCAAAGGCTACATTTTTATGTGTTAGACTATCATTATAAGAAAGCACAGACATACTTCAACCAATGCAAAGATATCCTTCAGTACTTTGAAGGTCTTTACGGCCCATACCCGTATTGGAATGATGAGTTTAAAATTGTTGAATCACCGCTACCCAAAGGTGTAGGTATGGAACATCAATCAGCTATAGTGGTTGGACTCTCTTACAAAAACAGTTTTGTAGATTATTCCAGTGTATTGATCCATGAAATCGCTCATGAGTGGTGGGGTAACAGTTTGAGTGTCAATGACTATGGAGATATATGGTTGCATGAAGGGTTTGCGACTTACAATGAGGCACTTTTTATGGAGCATATTTACGGAAGGGATATGTACTTTAAGATCCTTAATTTTCAAAAAAGAGGTATTCATAATCAAAGACCTGTATTAAAACCATCAGGAGTGAATTACAATTCCTTTGTGAGTTCGAAAGACGGAGATATTTATAGTAAAGGCTCTATGCTATTGCACACATTACGATTTCAGATGTCTGATGATACTCTGTTTTTTGGAATGCTGGCATCTTTCTATAAAAAGAATAAATATACAGGAGTACGGACTAAGGATTTTTTAACTCATGTAAAGACATATACAGGCTCAGATTATACATGGCTTTTTGATACTTACCTTAAAGATTATAGAATCCCGGAATTATATTATAATATTGATCATAAAAGCGATAACAGCAATGAAGTTGTTTTAAATTATAAATGGCTGGGTGTTAATGATGAATTTAAACTTGACTTGAATGTCATATATAATTCCGATACACTCAGGCTAAATCCTACAACTTCTCTTCAATCTGTTGTATTGAAAGGCAACAACACATTCGAGTTTGATAGAAACAACGGCTATATTAATTTTTTAAACGGCTCATTATGA
- a CDS encoding non-ribosomal peptide synthetase has translation MRIDQFITSLRNNHNIILSVDQGSLKIKSSKKDLSDEILNEIKEKKSEIMDFFNQVRKPEHTISPVEQQDHYPISFAQRRLWILDQVVEADGVYNVPMVYSFPSLNIDAFEHAFDRLLDRHEILRTTIHTIEGEPRQKVHKAKDFHFAIERSKRSETGIDELVKQEMFQPLNLSVSPIRATLVERPDNSYVLILVLHHIVTDEWSMKVLLNDFLEYYNHFKDGKPLSLLPLAFQYKDYTSWQHKQLKEGKLGESRDYWLKNLSGEIPEIELPVDNKRENDKNYQGGAVSFDVGNAHIRKLTALANQYDTTLFTVLVGIVNVLIHKYTNQKDILIGTPVTGRDIPELENQVGYYGNTIVLRNHIKESECFTEFLKSVRDVVLTGFEHQYYPFDLLVDELNVKRNLNQNPLFDVMLSYVDSSRYISSADKKTSDTIESVDNGVNKFDLTFSFIRDKNQSLGVIINYNKGLFKKEKMMRMAGHLRLLLQNIATNPDLPIQKIGMLTEGEVQQITKQFNYQDSSIQYETSIKDLIEAQAKRQPDHVAVVSEYKSYTFREINQAANRFVQRVRDNYSLRKHDHVVVVMRPDVDRLICLVGLIKLGIVYVPVDPDYPQERMQYIVDDAKPKLIICDEQIEQCMQKMDTDVKGIDFTTICSGVGEHEPANPDVQVLPDDIFAILYTSGSTGQPKGVLIKNRGLINRMSWLWNAYDFSEADLIYQKTPYVFDVSIGELYMPLCYGAKLFVADNNSSEHVYNNILKYRVTYVHFSPTLLNQFLGLDNLEALNSSSLRFVFSSGEALLKETVKRYYTVMNIPLINLYGPTEASIEVSFYEAKADDDIIPIGKPLPNVKLYIIDENAQLLPVGVAGEIAIGGVALAEGYLNSIEKTNERFIADEHSGVANARLYKTGDRGRWNESGMIEYLGRFDNQLSLWGARIEPGEIETALLQHPAIQEVAVVPKKDDYDNDHLVAFYVEKSAKVDTPCPTSLLVGIKDVEGFKDEIQPVEHGSGMMQMFDEAVQRYPNRIAVISEGEQLTYEQLHIEISKLAKYLATELQVGKGDLVSILMNRSEKTIIVILALIKVGAVYVPVDPSTPDAQLNYILADTEAKLLITDSENRNRGMGGVPGLVYEGTVPETDEEDHSFNTANDGDLCYVCYTSGTTGKPKGVMVEHRSVVDYINTFKAYFKLEVKNSVLQQSSLAFDTAVEEIFPTLCTGATLVVLPNGGRDIDAIIDAINTYPHAVLSTTPLVVNEINNRVGELTVLPEIIISGGDELRPSFIDQLIDKVKLYNTYGPTETTVCASFAQIVHTSMSNVIGKSIPNHQIYLLNDQTEPVAHGEVGEMYIAGVGVARGYRNREQETHENFLPNLFGEGRMYRTGDLARENDQGLLVFCGRKDRQAKVRGYRVEPMAVDHALKELGFTANTYTTTKVDGDDIKQLVTYFISSENEPDTGELREALSGKLPAYMVPSYFIKVDDFPKTINGKIDEEALPLPPMMSEKTGRGYELKNYLKGKLPTYMIPTYFFKLYELPLLPSGKVDRKLLQKEKIASHKSKQVKEPRNELERSLLTIWQNILKTSVSTDDNFFESGGNSIKATQIISAVYKELGYDLTLKDLFNNASISELALVLEHNNQSKDLLCKLGSIIDYRPELFFVPPIIGSSTVFMSLARHLEQQFNIYGLQYKGFDHEATFDMSIEQVANSMVDEIVRVNRNPRHVTVAGYSMGVPVAYEMTKILESLSYTVDLFIIDRGTGRGNSQLQQGEIDKILERELQAWLEQIKLPDMERIKKLVYHNYQLLNKYSPSGSVAADIIAIEASDNINSTEMEKWKPFTSGDFHCHYIGTTHHRLLQPENVEEVTGFILRKSPEFRSKSHSII, from the coding sequence ATGAGAATTGATCAGTTTATTACGTCCTTAAGGAATAATCACAACATTATTCTTTCTGTTGATCAGGGAAGCCTGAAGATCAAATCATCTAAAAAGGATCTTTCGGATGAAATATTAAATGAGATTAAAGAAAAGAAAAGTGAAATCATGGACTTCTTCAATCAGGTGCGTAAGCCTGAGCATACAATAAGTCCGGTTGAGCAGCAGGATCACTACCCTATTTCCTTCGCACAGCGCAGGCTTTGGATACTGGATCAGGTAGTAGAGGCAGACGGCGTTTATAATGTGCCGATGGTATATTCGTTTCCCTCATTAAATATAGATGCGTTTGAGCACGCTTTTGATAGACTATTGGATAGACATGAGATCTTACGCACCACCATCCATACTATTGAAGGTGAACCTCGTCAAAAAGTACATAAGGCAAAAGATTTCCATTTTGCTATTGAAAGGTCAAAAAGGTCTGAAACAGGTATTGATGAGCTGGTAAAGCAAGAGATGTTTCAACCTTTGAATCTGAGTGTTTCGCCCATCAGAGCAACATTGGTAGAGCGACCTGATAATAGTTATGTCTTAATATTGGTTCTGCATCATATCGTTACAGATGAGTGGTCCATGAAGGTCCTTTTGAATGATTTTCTGGAGTATTACAATCATTTTAAGGATGGAAAACCACTTTCTCTGCTTCCACTGGCATTTCAATACAAGGATTATACATCCTGGCAACACAAGCAATTGAAGGAAGGTAAACTTGGAGAATCTCGTGATTACTGGCTGAAAAACCTTTCAGGAGAGATTCCTGAAATTGAGTTGCCAGTGGATAATAAAAGGGAGAATGATAAAAACTATCAGGGAGGAGCAGTTTCATTTGATGTTGGAAATGCTCATATCAGGAAATTAACAGCGCTGGCCAATCAGTATGATACAACCTTGTTTACTGTACTGGTAGGTATAGTTAATGTTTTAATACATAAGTACACCAATCAAAAAGATATCCTTATCGGGACTCCGGTGACAGGTAGAGACATCCCTGAATTGGAAAATCAGGTAGGCTACTATGGCAATACCATAGTTTTAAGGAATCATATCAAAGAAAGCGAATGTTTTACTGAATTTCTGAAAAGCGTACGTGATGTAGTACTTACAGGCTTTGAACACCAGTATTACCCATTTGATCTTTTGGTTGACGAGCTTAATGTAAAAAGGAATCTTAATCAGAATCCCTTGTTTGATGTGATGCTCTCCTATGTCGACTCCTCGAGATACATTAGTTCTGCAGATAAAAAAACGTCGGACACCATAGAAAGTGTTGATAACGGAGTTAATAAATTTGACCTTACTTTCTCTTTCATCAGAGACAAAAATCAGTCGCTGGGAGTAATCATAAACTACAACAAAGGACTGTTCAAAAAAGAGAAAATGATGCGGATGGCCGGTCATCTTCGCTTGCTTTTACAAAACATTGCAACTAACCCTGATTTGCCGATTCAGAAGATTGGTATGCTAACAGAGGGTGAAGTACAGCAGATAACGAAGCAATTTAACTATCAGGATAGCAGCATACAATATGAAACAAGCATTAAAGACCTGATCGAGGCACAGGCAAAGAGGCAACCCGATCATGTAGCCGTGGTTTCTGAGTACAAGAGTTACACTTTCAGGGAAATAAATCAGGCCGCAAATCGATTTGTCCAAAGGGTAAGAGACAACTATTCACTGCGTAAACATGACCATGTGGTGGTAGTTATGCGCCCTGATGTTGACAGGCTTATATGTTTAGTCGGGCTTATTAAATTAGGAATAGTATATGTGCCTGTTGATCCGGATTACCCACAGGAAAGGATGCAGTACATTGTAGATGATGCAAAACCCAAATTGATCATTTGTGATGAACAGATTGAGCAGTGTATGCAGAAAATGGATACTGATGTTAAGGGCATTGATTTTACAACGATCTGCTCTGGTGTTGGTGAGCACGAGCCGGCTAATCCTGATGTCCAGGTTCTTCCGGATGATATATTTGCTATACTCTACACATCAGGTTCCACCGGACAACCGAAAGGTGTTCTTATTAAGAACAGGGGCCTGATCAATAGAATGAGCTGGCTTTGGAATGCTTATGACTTTTCTGAGGCAGACCTGATCTATCAAAAAACACCCTATGTTTTTGATGTTTCCATTGGGGAGCTGTATATGCCTCTTTGCTATGGGGCTAAGTTGTTTGTTGCCGATAATAACTCTTCAGAACATGTTTATAATAACATACTGAAGTATAGAGTTACCTATGTACACTTTTCTCCAACCCTTTTAAATCAGTTTCTCGGCCTGGATAATTTGGAGGCGCTCAATAGCTCATCCTTAAGGTTTGTATTCTCCAGCGGGGAAGCTCTGTTAAAAGAAACAGTGAAAAGATATTACACAGTAATGAACATTCCTTTGATTAACCTCTATGGACCTACAGAAGCTTCAATAGAAGTTTCCTTTTATGAGGCCAAAGCAGATGATGATATTATACCGATTGGTAAACCCTTGCCAAACGTGAAGCTATATATTATAGATGAAAATGCTCAGCTTCTTCCTGTAGGTGTGGCAGGAGAAATAGCCATTGGTGGGGTTGCTCTTGCCGAAGGGTATTTAAACAGTATTGAAAAAACAAATGAAAGGTTCATTGCGGATGAACATTCGGGAGTGGCTAATGCAAGACTTTATAAAACAGGAGATCGCGGCAGGTGGAATGAAAGCGGGATGATAGAATACCTGGGAAGGTTTGATAATCAGCTAAGTTTATGGGGGGCACGTATTGAACCAGGAGAAATAGAAACAGCACTGTTGCAGCACCCCGCAATACAAGAAGTTGCTGTTGTTCCAAAAAAGGATGATTACGATAATGATCACCTTGTGGCCTTTTATGTTGAGAAAAGCGCCAAGGTGGATACTCCTTGCCCCACATCTTTACTGGTAGGGATAAAAGACGTTGAAGGTTTTAAAGACGAGATACAACCTGTTGAACATGGCTCAGGCATGATGCAGATGTTTGATGAGGCCGTACAACGTTACCCCAATCGAATTGCTGTAATCTCAGAAGGTGAACAATTAACCTACGAACAACTCCATATAGAGATTAGCAAGCTTGCAAAATATCTAGCCACTGAACTACAAGTAGGTAAAGGAGATCTGGTAAGTATACTAATGAACAGATCAGAGAAAACCATAATAGTTATACTTGCTTTGATCAAAGTGGGAGCTGTATATGTTCCTGTTGATCCGTCAACCCCTGACGCTCAACTCAACTACATACTTGCTGATACAGAGGCCAAATTATTAATTACTGACTCAGAAAATAGAAATAGAGGCATGGGAGGTGTGCCGGGGTTAGTGTATGAAGGGACAGTGCCTGAAACTGATGAGGAAGATCACTCATTTAATACTGCTAATGACGGAGACCTCTGCTATGTGTGTTATACATCAGGTACTACGGGTAAGCCTAAAGGAGTAATGGTGGAGCATCGTTCCGTTGTTGACTATATTAATACCTTTAAAGCTTACTTTAAGCTTGAAGTTAAAAATAGTGTGCTCCAACAATCATCGCTTGCCTTTGATACCGCTGTAGAAGAGATATTTCCTACCTTATGTACAGGGGCAACCCTTGTAGTACTGCCCAATGGAGGACGTGATATTGATGCCATCATAGATGCTATCAATACTTACCCCCATGCTGTTTTAAGTACCACTCCTCTAGTAGTTAATGAAATCAACAATAGAGTAGGTGAGTTGACCGTGCTCCCTGAAATTATTATAAGTGGAGGCGATGAACTCAGGCCATCCTTTATAGATCAGCTTATTGATAAAGTGAAGCTGTATAACACCTATGGCCCAACCGAAACTACCGTATGTGCCTCTTTTGCCCAGATAGTACATACTTCAATGAGTAACGTAATAGGAAAGAGTATTCCCAATCATCAAATATATCTTTTGAACGATCAAACGGAGCCAGTTGCTCATGGTGAAGTTGGAGAAATGTATATTGCTGGTGTGGGGGTAGCCCGGGGGTACAGGAATAGAGAACAGGAAACTCATGAAAACTTCCTTCCTAACCTTTTTGGTGAAGGTAGAATGTACCGTACCGGAGATTTGGCACGTGAAAATGATCAAGGATTGCTGGTATTTTGTGGGAGGAAAGACAGGCAGGCAAAAGTTAGAGGGTACAGGGTGGAACCTATGGCCGTTGATCATGCATTGAAAGAACTGGGCTTCACGGCAAATACCTATACCACTACAAAAGTTGATGGGGATGATATAAAGCAGCTGGTGACTTACTTTATTTCTTCTGAAAATGAGCCGGATACAGGTGAATTAAGAGAAGCTCTATCAGGTAAATTGCCTGCATATATGGTTCCTTCTTATTTTATCAAGGTGGATGATTTCCCAAAAACTATCAATGGAAAAATAGACGAAGAGGCGCTTCCATTACCTCCTATGATGTCAGAAAAGACAGGCAGAGGCTATGAGCTTAAAAACTACCTGAAAGGTAAATTGCCGACTTATATGATTCCTACGTACTTTTTTAAGCTTTACGAATTGCCGCTGTTACCTTCTGGTAAAGTAGACAGGAAGCTACTCCAAAAAGAAAAGATAGCATCTCATAAAAGCAAACAGGTAAAGGAGCCAAGAAATGAGCTTGAAAGGAGCTTGTTAACAATTTGGCAAAATATTTTAAAAACGTCAGTGAGTACTGACGATAACTTCTTTGAAAGTGGAGGAAACTCAATCAAAGCCACACAGATCATCTCTGCCGTGTATAAGGAGTTGGGTTATGATCTCACACTTAAAGACTTGTTTAATAATGCTTCGATTAGTGAGTTAGCGCTTGTACTTGAGCATAATAATCAGTCAAAAGATCTGCTGTGCAAACTCGGAAGCATTATTGATTATCGCCCGGAGCTCTTTTTCGTGCCACCGATTATTGGTTCTTCTACTGTATTTATGAGTCTTGCCAGGCATCTTGAGCAGCAATTCAACATCTATGGCCTGCAATATAAAGGTTTTGATCATGAAGCCACCTTTGATATGAGCATAGAGCAGGTGGCAAACTCCATGGTAGATGAGATAGTACGTGTCAACAGAAACCCAAGGCATGTAACCGTAGCCGGTTATTCTATGGGGGTGCCGGTAGCATACGAAATGACCAAGATTCTGGAGAGCCTTAGTTACACGGTTGACTTGTTTATCATTGACCGTGGAACGGGACGCGGGAACAGCCAGTTACAGCAAGGTGAAATAGATAAAATCCTGGAAAGAGAGCTTCAGGCATGGCTTGAACAAATAAAGCTGCCTGATATGGAAAGAATTAAGAAGCTGGTATACCACAATTACCAGTTGCTGAATAAATATAGCCCTTCAGGAAGTGTTGCGGCAGACATAATTGCCATTGAAGCTTCTGATAATATCAATAGCACTGAGATGGAAAAATGGAAACCCTTCACTTCCGGGGACTTTCATTGCCACTACATTGGAACTACACACCATAGGCTTTTACAGCCGGAGAATGTTGAAGAGGTTACAGGCTTTATACTAAGAAAATCTCCAGAGTTTCGCTCAAAGTCACATAGTATTATTTAA